GAGTTTTTTCTTATAATAATGAGTAAGATGAACCGGTGGGAAATATATCTTGCTCATTATGCCCTTTGAGGTCAGAAATTCCATAAGTCTGTTTCTATCTAATAATCGGACTGAAAATAATTGATATACATGATCATACCCGTATGGGGATAGCATAGGCGATGCTTTAGGCGCATATTTTTTAAGAAGAGTGACATATTTTTCAGCAATCTTTTTTCTCATTTGGATCATTGTATCAACTTTCTGAAGTTGAGTTAACCCAAGTGAAGCAGCTATATTTGAAAGCCTGAAATTATATCCTAAGGTGATATAATCCATTGGTTCCTGGGATGAAAAATAATCCGATGTCTCAAGTCGTCCATGGGATCTGATAAGTTTCATCTTTTCATAGAGTTTCCGTGAGTCGGTTACAATTGCTCCTCCCTCTCCTGTAGTGATTATTTTATTCTGGCAGAATGAGAGCATGGCTGAATCTCCAAATGTTCCAACTTTCACTCCTTTTATTTTTGCGCCAAAGGATTCTGCAGCATCTTCAATCAGAATCAGGTTATGATCATCTGCAATTTCCCGCAATTCATGTATCATGCAGGGGCATCCACCATAATGCACTGGAATGATTGCCTTTGTTTTCGGAGTGATGTGTTCAAGGACACTTTCAGGGCTCAGACCAAGGGTTTTCTCTTCGATATCAGCAAATACCGGTTTCGCCCCGACAAACAATGGAGCGTTTGCTGTCGCGATGAAAGTAAATGACGGAACAATAACCTCATCACTCTTTCCGACCTCATAGGCAAGTAGCGAAGCATGAAGTGCTGAAGTTCCAGAGTTGAAAGTCAGACAGTATTTTGTTCCGATATTTTCTGAAAGATCATGTTCAAAATGGGTAACTTCTGATCCAACTGCCCAATTCATCCCAGAAGAAAGAGTAGTCGTTATTGCATTGAGATCATTTTGATCCCAATACATCTTAAAAAGTGGTATATTCCAAGTCATATTGTGGTATTAACTTCATTTTTAGATATTTTCCGAATAACCTTTGCTGGTACACCATAAGCAATCACTCCTTGAGGAACATTAGCATTCACAAAACTGAAGGCCCCAATTATAGATCCTTCACCTATAGTTACTCCTGGCATTATCACCGAATGTGTCCCAATACAACACCTCTTCTTAAGAACAACCTTCCCTTGTTTCTTGTCAATTGTCGAGATAGAATAAATTGAGCAATGAGATCCTATTTGCACTAGTTCTTCTATCTCAACTCCATACTTAGCATTAATGTAGGTAAATGCTCCAATATCGGTTTTGTACCCTAGTTTAAAATTATCAACACATTTAACAATCCAGTGAAATTTTGTTGGTTCGCCATCAATGATCTCTGGATAATTCCAGGTTTCGAATCTTTCATTCATAAGGATATATGTTTAAAATTGGAGCATAAAACTCAGTGAATCAAACCTATTATTTGAGGTCACTCCATTCTAACCATTCATCAGCTTCAAAATCACGATTAACTTGCCTACCGATAACATATCGGAATTCATCCGGATGTATTCCGGTACCTGGTCTTTTGTAATCAATATCCCCAAAACTTATAACTTCTCCTTCCTTCATTGGTTGTCGAATAACGATTCTTCGTCGGAATTTTTTCCTCTTCTCCTCTTCTTCATCGGTTACCGTTCTGACTGCCGACCCAATAGATGTAAAAACATTACAACCTTCACGTACTATTATTTCCATCTCATTTGGATTTGCAGATATCGCGTGATCCCAACCATCCATTTCTTTATCTAATGTAAAATGTTTTTCAATGATACATGCTCCAATGGCAATGGCAGCAAGGGGGATCGCAGTACCAAGGGTGTGATCACTAAACCCTACAGGAAGGTCGAATGCCATTTGTAACATAGGGATATTTTTTAGATGGATGGTATTGTAGGCTGGAGGATATATAGAAACACAGTGTAACAGAGCTATTGGCCCGGATCCATTCTTCTTCAGTGTATTCACCGCTCGTTCAATCTCTCCAAGAGTGGCCATACCGGTAGATAGAATTACTGGCTTTCCTTTCCCCCCGATATATTCAAGTAAAGGAATATGATTGATATCCATGGATGCAATTTTAAATGCCGGTATAGCTAATGACTCAAGGAGATCAACTTCTTCTTTTGAGAAACAACTGGAAAGAAAAGTCATGCCCTTTTCTTTACAGTAATGCAATATCTCCTTATGTTGCTGTGGAGTAAACTGGTATCGCTCCACCATCTCCAACAAAGAGCCAAAATGCTTTTTTTTATCTGCATACTGGGTGTTTCGGCTGTATTCTGTTAGGGATATTAATGAACCTGCAGACCATGATTGAAATTTTACTGCATCAACTCCTGATAACACCGCTGCATCAATCATTTGTCTACACAGATTCATATCTCCATTATGGTTTGATCCTATCTCAGCGATAATATAGGGTTTTTCACCAGAACCAATGGGCCGATTATTAATTATCAGTTTTTCCATATGTTATCGAGATGTGGGTGGGCTACCATATCCCACCATATGTGTTCAGATGGTAATTCATTTAATTTTTGAATATAAAGGAGTAGTTTATCCTGATCCTGTTTCATGATACTTAAAAATGTTCGAATTTTATCCTCTTGTTCTTCCAACTGGGTTTTATGTTGAGAAGGGATATGTGATAATGAACTGATAACAAGAAGATAATGGTTGAGAGCCATTTCTGCCGCTTTTAGAATATATTCCTGTGTAAAAGGCGGAATTATTCTGGCAGTGTTCATACCATACTGTCGGTATTTCATCCGCGGAATGATATCAAACGAGAACCGAGCCCCCCGAATCCATGCAGATGTTGCAAGAAACCAGT
The window above is part of the Methanospirillum lacunae genome. Proteins encoded here:
- a CDS encoding acyltransferase; translation: MNERFETWNYPEIIDGEPTKFHWIVKCVDNFKLGYKTDIGAFTYINAKYGVEIEELVQIGSHCSIYSISTIDKKQGKVVLKKRCCIGTHSVIMPGVTIGEGSIIGAFSFVNANVPQGVIAYGVPAKVIRKISKNEVNTTI
- a CDS encoding DegT/DnrJ/EryC1/StrS family aminotransferase, which encodes MYWDQNDLNAITTTLSSGMNWAVGSEVTHFEHDLSENIGTKYCLTFNSGTSALHASLLAYEVGKSDEVIVPSFTFIATANAPLFVGAKPVFADIEEKTLGLSPESVLEHITPKTKAIIPVHYGGCPCMIHELREIADDHNLILIEDAAESFGAKIKGVKVGTFGDSAMLSFCQNKIITTGEGGAIVTDSRKLYEKMKLIRSHGRLETSDYFSSQEPMDYITLGYNFRLSNIAASLGLTQLQKVDTMIQMRKKIAEKYVTLLKKYAPKASPMLSPYGYDHVYQLFSVRLLDRNRLMEFLTSKGIMSKIYFPPVHLTHYYKKKLGYEISLPITETVAENIVSLPIYPGMSDEDLRTVVEAVGEFYQENQ
- a CDS encoding N-acetylneuraminate synthase family protein: MNLCRQMIDAAVLSGVDAVKFQSWSAGSLISLTEYSRNTQYADKKKHFGSLLEMVERYQFTPQQHKEILHYCKEKGMTFLSSCFSKEEVDLLESLAIPAFKIASMDINHIPLLEYIGGKGKPVILSTGMATLGEIERAVNTLKKNGSGPIALLHCVSIYPPAYNTIHLKNIPMLQMAFDLPVGFSDHTLGTAIPLAAIAIGACIIEKHFTLDKEMDGWDHAISANPNEMEIIVREGCNVFTSIGSAVRTVTDEEEEKRKKFRRRIVIRQPMKEGEVISFGDIDYKRPGTGIHPDEFRYVIGRQVNRDFEADEWLEWSDLK